In Parafrankia irregularis, the genomic window CGACGCCGACGAGCCCACCGGTGGAGCTGGTCAGGACGATCGCCCCGCCCTGGCCGTTCTCAATCATCGACGGGATCGCCACCCGACCGGTGTTCCACACCCCGGTGAGGTTGACGGCGACGACGTCGTCCCACTGCTGCTGCGCGGCGATCTGCCCGCCCGGCCCGATACCGGCGTTCGCCAGCACGATCGTGACCGGGCCCAGCTCGGCCGTGCCTTCGTCGAAGGCCTTCTGCAGCGCGTCGAAATCCCGGACGTCAGCCTGGCGGGCGACGATCCGCCGGCCCAGGCCCTCCACGGCCTTCACGGTCTGGGCGAGGTCGTCCGGGGTGGCCATGGGGTAGGGCACCGAATCCAGCTGGGCGCAGATGTCCACCGCGATGATGTCGGCGCCTTCTTCCGCTAACCGGATCGCGTGGCTGCGGCCCTGCCCACGCGCCGCGCCGGTGATGAACGCGACCCTGCCGTCAAGCTTTCCCATCAAAATCCTCCTTCGGGGTTGAGATCGATGCTGGTGGGTGAATCCGGGGCTGCCTCCAAGCAAAACCTGAGGATTTTGGTCGTGGGAACAACGAAAACCCTCAGATCTTGCTCGGCGGCAAAGGGGGAGTCCGGAGTCCGGAGCCCCGAGCCCGGGATCTCGCTACCTGATCTCAGACGACGACCGGCAGGTTGTTGTAGCCGCGCACCGTGCTGGTGTGCAGCCGCACGGCCCGGTCGGTGTCGACCTCCCAGGTCGGGAACAGCCGCAGCGTCTCCTCGATCGCGACGCGCCCCTCCAGGCGGGCGAGGGAGGCCCCGAGGCAGAAGTGGATGCCGTGGCCGAGCGTGACGTGGCTGTCGAACCGCCGGTGGATGTCGTAGCGGTCCGGGTCGGGGTACTTGCGCTCATCGCGCCCGGCGGACCCGGTGAGCAGCAGAACCTTCGAGCCGGCGGGGAGTGTCGTGTCGTAGAGCGTGACCTCGTCGAGCAGCGTCCGCCCCTGGACGGGGGAGGGCGGCTCGTAGCGCAGGGACTCCTCGACCGCGCCCGGCACCAGCGACGGGTCGGCCACCAGGTCGGCGCGCTGGTCGGGGTGCTCGGCCAGCAGCCGGCACATCCAGCCGAGCAGCCGTACGACCGTCTCGGTACCGGCACTGACCAGCTCGTTGGTGACAGCTCCGGCCTCGGCGGTGGTCAGGCGCCGCGGCCCGTTCTCCGTCGGGACCTCGGCCTCGACGAGCGCGGTCATCATGTCGTCGCGCGGGGCCGTGCGCCGGGCGTCGATCTGCTCGCAGAAGTACTCCCGCAGCCTGGTCGCGGCCTGCCGGGAGATGTCGTTGGCCATCCCGCCGCCCTCCACGATGTGGAAGGTCTCGTCGATCGTCTTCCGGACCTCCTCGCGGTCCTCCTCGGGAACCCCGATCAGCTCGGAGATCACCCTGGAGGGAACCTGGGCGGCGAAGTCCTGGATGTAGTCGAATCCGCCCGAGCCGACGAGGGGCTCGAGCAGATCGACGCAGATCTTCCGGACGTTCCCCTCGAGCGCCGCGACCCGGCGCGGGGTGAAGGCCCGGGACACCAGGCCCCGCAGCGTGTCATGGCTCGGCGGATCCTGGAAGATCATTAAGTTGGACTGGAGTGGTTCCGGCCCCATGATTTCGAGCAGGGTGCCGTAGGCCGAGCTGTAGAGCTTCGGGCTGCGATGGGCGCGCTCGACGTCCGCATGCCGGGAAAGGGCGTAGAAGCCGAACTTCTCGTTGTGGTAGAGAGGTTCGGTGTCACGTAACCGGCGCCAGACCGGGTACGGGTCGACATCGATGTCCTTGTCGAACGGGTCCCAGTACGGATCGACCATGGCTGACCTTCCTGCCTTCCTGTTCCGGTTCTCGAAAACGTGAGCCGGCGTCACGCCACGACGCCACGCACCTTCAGGTCGAGGATTTCTTCGATGTCGAGACCGAGGCCGGCGAGGATCTCGTCTCCGTGCTCGTTGAACTCGGGTGCCCGGCCGGGCGCGGCGGGCTCCTCGTCGAACTGCACCGGCGAGGCCACCAGTGAGAACGGGAAACCATCCGCGGTCTCACACGGCTGCAGATAGCCGTTGGCGACGGACTGCGGGTCGTTCGCGGCTTCCAGGGTGTCCTGCACCACGGCCCACTGCCCGATGAAGTCCGCCAGCGCCGCACGCCATTCGTCCACGGTGCGCTGCGCGAACAGCTCCCGCAGGGCCTCGGTGGCCTCCGCGCTGTGCGCCATCAGCGATTCGAAGTCGGCGAAGCGGGGGTCGGTGGCCAGATCGGGACGTCCGACGCACTCGCAGAACGGCAGCCAGTAGCGGCCGGCCTGAAGGCAGGTGAGTGCAAGCCACCGGCCGTCCTTCGTCAGATAGTTGCCGACCAGCGGGTTGCGCCGCGGGGCGTCGCTCGGCGGCGGTGCCCAGCCCTGGCCGAGCGTGACCGACAGCCCGATCGCCTGCCCCATCGCCCACATGGCGGACGACATGAGCGAGACGTCCACCACCGTCGCCTCGCCGGTGCGCTCGCGGTGGAACAACGCCATCGCCGTGCCGCCCGCGATGGTCATCGCGCCGATCGAGTCACCGAAGCCCGGCCCCGGGGGAAAGGGCACGTGGCCGTACTCGGGCTGCATGATGCCCAGCGCCACACCGGCGCGGGCCCAGAAGGCGAGGCCGTCGTAGGAGCCCTTGTCGGCGTCGGGGCCGCGTTCACCCTGCCCGGTGCCCCGCACATAGATGATGTCCGGGTTGTGGGCGCGGATGTCCTCGAGGTCGATTTTCAGCTTTTTCCGGACCCGGGGGAGCTTGTTGGTGATGAAGACGTCCGAGGTCGCCGCGAGCTTGTAGAGGATCTCGATGCCCTCCGGCGAGGCGATGTCGAGCCCGAGGCTTCGCTTCCCGCGATTGGAGTGCTCAAGCAGGACGTGCACGTTCTCAGGAACGATCGCTGTCCCGGTCGTCGCCAGCCCACGCATGGCGTCGCCGCGCTCGACGTGCTCGATCTTGATGACTTCCGCGCCGAGATCGGAGAGGAGTGCCGAGGCGGCGGGCACGAAGGTCTGTTCAGCGACCTCCAGCACGCGCACACCTTTCATGACGGCAGCCATTTCATTCCTTCCTGACGGAAACCGAAGGCGCTCAGGACACGTACGTCTCGCCGAAGCCCCGGATGAAGTCGACGGTGGCGGCGGGTTCCCGGGTGAAACAGGTGATCATGAGATCGGTGACACCGATGCGCTCCAGCTCGGCGATGGCCTCGCGATGGCGGTCGGCGTCGAGGGCCGGGTCCTTGATCTCGTGGTACGAGTACAGGAAGGTCAGTGGCTCGGTGCGGTCGTTCGCCGCGGCCTGCTCGAGCACCCCGCCGATCATCTCGCCCAGTTCCGCGGTCGAGCCGATCGCGACGGTGCGGGCGGTCGTCGAGAGCGACGGCGGACCGGACATCGGCATCCAGCCCTGCGCCCGCTCGGCGACGCGCCGCCGGCTCAGTCTCGAGTTCCCGCCGATCCAGATCGGGATCGGATTCTGCACGGGCCGGGGCAGGGCGATGACGTTGCGGGCGTCGAAATGCCGCCCGGTGTAGCTGAAGGCCTCTCCGCTCCAGTGCAGCGGAAGCGTGTCGAGCACCTCGTCGAAAAGGGCGTTGCGCTCCTCCATGTCCACGCCGAGGGCGAAGAACTCCGACTTCTGGTAGCCCGCGCCGAGGCCGAGGACGAACCGCCCGCCGGAGAGCTTGTCGAGGGTGGCCGCCGCCTTCGCGAGGATGAACGGGTTGCGGTAGGGCGCCACAGTGAGGTGGGTGAGCAGGCGCAGCCGTTCGGTGGCCGCCGCCGCGAACGCGAGGCCGACGAACGGATCGAAGCTCTGATGACCGCCGGAGGTCAGCCACCTGGCACCGGGAATGGGATGATCGGTGAGGGCGAAGCCCTCGAAACCCGCTCGTTCGGCCTCGGCCGCGATATCACCCGGCGATCCCGGGTCGAGAATGTCGCCTTCGAGCCCGGAGGTCTCCGGGTAGTGGAAGAAGAACTTCATCGTCACCTCGTCGAGAGTCTCGACATCTTCCTTTTCCGTTGTGGGCCACTCAGCCGATGGTCAGCGGAAGCGTCTCCCAGCCGCGAACGGTCGAGGTCTGCGCGAGCTTCGCGTCGGCCCAGTCGACGTCCCAGTCGGGGAAGCGGGTGAGCATCTCCTCGAGCGCCACCCGGCCCTCGAGCCGGGCCAGCGCCGCGCCAAGGCAGTAGTGGGCACCGAAACCGAAGGAGACCTGCTGGCTGATCCGGCGGCGTATGTCGAAGCGGTCCGGGTCGGGGTAACGCCGGTCGTCCCGGTTCGCCGAGGCGACGAGGAAGATGAGGGCGCTGCCGGCGGGAACCGTCGTGTCATGGAGAACGACGTCCTCGGTGACGTGGCGCGCCATGAACGGGGCCGGCGGCTCCATCCGCAGGATTTCCTCGATCGCGTCGGGAATCAGCGACGGGTCGGCGGCCAGCTCGCGGCGTGCCTCCGGCTGCCGGGCCAGCAGCGACCCGATCCAGCCGATGAGACGGCCGGTCGTCTCGTTGCCGGCGCTCGCGACCACCGTGACGTAGCCCAGTACCTCGTCACGCGTCAGCGTGCGGGTCGCACCGTTCTCGTCGGTGAACTCGGTGGTGAGCAGGTCGGTCATGAGGTCGTTCGACGGGTGATCCCGGCGCCAGTCGATGTACTCACCGAAGACCTCGCCGGACAGGATGGCACCCTCGGAGAGGTCCATCTGCCCGCCGTCCTCGGTCCGCAGCCTGTCGTCGAACTGGTCGCGCAGCGCCGCCTGGTCGCTTTCGGGGATACCCAGCAGCATGCCGATCACCCGCATCGGCATCTCGGCCCCGACCTCTTTGATCAGGTCGAACCGCCTCTCGCCGACCAGCGGGTCCAAAACGAGCCGGCAGTAGTCGCGCACCTTGTCCTCGATCGAGGCGATGCGGCGAGGGGTGAACACCCTCACGAGCAGGCGGCGGTGGATGTCGTGGATGGGCGGGTCCTCGAAGATCAGTGTGCCCGGGGGAATCTCCAGGCCGGATTTGATCAGCTCGAGAATGCCGCCGCGGGCGGAGCTGAACCTCCGCCAGTCCGGCAGGCCCTGCTCGCAGTCGGCGAACCGGCTGACCGCGTAGAAGTCGTATTTCTCGTTGTAGTAAAGCGGAGCTTCTTCGCGTAACCGTCGGTAGATCGGGTACGGATCCACCGCGAACGCCGGGTCGTACGGATCCCAGTACACCGGTTCATCGTCTGTCGTCATCATGTCTCATCCACGTCGCGTAAGGGCCACACATCTCGCGCTGGCGATATCGAGACGGTGCCACGGAAGCTCGTCCTGATGACTGTCATTCGTCTGCTAGATCCGGTAGAGCCTGGCGGCGTTCCCGCCCATGACTTTCTCCTGCGTCTCCGGACGCAGACTGGAGATCTTGTCGCTGACCATGCTGAGCGGGTCCGGGTGCAGGCAGGTGGGATGCGGGAAGTCGGTCTCGAACATGATGCGGTCCTCGCCGACCTGGTCGATGAGGTGCTGCAGGTCGCCGCGGCCGGTCTCGAACCAGAACGTTGCGTACCAGTTGTCGCGGAAGTACTCCGACGGCAGCTTGTTCAGCTTCTCCGCGTGCTTGGGAGCGTTCTCCTCAAGCTCGTAGTCCATCGCCTCGAGCATGAACGGGATCCAGCCGATGCCGCTCTCGACGGAGACCATCTGCAGGGTGGGATGCCGGTCGAACATGCCCGAGTAGGCGCTGTTGAGCAGCACCCGAGAGTTGTTCTGGAACAGCGAGGCGCCGCCGATGGCCGGCTTGACGTAGGTGTCCTGACTTGGCCAGTAGGTGGTGCCGAAGTAGGACAGCGCCGTCTGGCTGGCGCCGATGTGGAAGTGCACCGGCAGTTTCAGCCCGGCGCAGACCTCCCAGAACGGGTCCCAGTCGGGGTGGCCGAGGTCGGGGGAGCCGGAGTCCTGCGGGTCGGCGGTCATGTTGACCCCGCGGTAGCCCAGCGCGGCGCAGCGCTCGGCCTCGCGGACACAGGCAGCGATGTCCCACGCCGGCATGATCGGCATGGGGAGCAGCCGGTTGCCGGACTCGGCCTGCACCTCGGCCATCGCGTCGTTGTACAGCTCGACGCACAGCCGGAGAAGTACCTCGTCCTTGACCGAGTTGCGCAGGTTCTGGCCGCCGATGCCGATCGCGTTCGGGTACTGGACCTGCGCGTGGATGCCGAGTTCGTCCATCAGGGCCAGCCGCGCCGCAGGGTCCCATGCCGCGGGGTGCACGTCACCGATGCCCCACGAGCCGCCCTGCGAGTCGCGGAACGCGTGCTTCTTCCCGTCGTGGTCGACGGTGCCACCGGAGCCTGCCTTGCCGAAGGTCTTGCCCTCGATGACCCACATGTCGACCCCGTCGATCTTCTCGACGTGGGGGACCCGGTCCTCGTACCCCTTCGGCGCGCGCTCGGTGAACAGGTCGTGGCGTTCGGTCATGTGGGCGTCGGCGTCCACCACGCGCAGACCAGCCAGTCCGCTCACGTCGGGCCCTCCTTCGGTCGGTTGGATCACGGTCATGCTCGCGAGGCACTGAGCGTAGGCTCACTTACCGGTGCCCTGCAATCTCCAATCGCCAATTTTTGATTTTTTATTGACGATCGGAGGCCGTGCCGACCACCATGGGTGGCGTGGTGACTGAGGCTGCGTTCAGGCGCACCAAGACCAGTGCTGTGGTCGTGGAGTACCTGCAGAAGGAGATCTTCGCCGGCAACCTGCGCTACGGCGACCGCGTCGACGTCGAGCGGATCGGCGCGACCATCGGGGTGAGCCCCACCCCGGTCCGCGAAGCCCTCGTGCTCCTCGAACGTGACGGTCTGATCGCGACCCGTGTTCACCGGGTGGCGTTCGTTCAGCACTTCGACGCCCGCACGCTCCGCGCGGACTTCCACGTCCTCGGTCTGCTCAGTGGGGTCTCGGCGGCGCGGGTCGCCAAGGACCGGGACCCCGAGGTGCTCGCCCAGCTGCAGGACCTCCTACGGACGTTGGCCAACAGTGAGGCGACCGGCGTCCAGCTGCTGGACCTGGCCGAGGAGATCGTGCTGGTCCAGCACCGCGCGGGATCCACACCGCGCCTGCTCGCGGAGCTGAAGGGGGTGGGTGGCTTCCTGGCGTGGGCGGTGCGTCAGAGCGACCGGCGCACCCGGGAGGAGATCGTCGAGGCTCAGCGGCTGGTGATCGACGCGATCGCCGCGGGTGACCCTTCGGAGGCTTCCCGGGCCCGGTTGCAGGACACCCGCGCCGCGGGCGAGGACGTGATCCGCGAGCTGACCCGGCGCGGCGTGCTGCGCGAGGACGGCACCAACGCCGCCGGCTGACAGCGGGACGTCGCCACCGCAATCATGGCGTTACAAGTAAGTGTTCACTATGTTGACTGGTCTGGGTGAGCGCCCAGCGAATGCTGAGAGGTCTGCGTCAGGTCTCGGGCCGAACCGCTGGACGGTCCGACCCGTCTGGGTGGCACGCCGGCCCGCAAGAGCACGAGGTGCGAGATGGAGTCTGCAGAGACCGGCCCGGGCCGGATTGACGACGAATGGGTCGAGAAACATTTCGACCATCTGTCGCCCGAACTCGGCCGAGACTTACACGCGACGCTGGCCCGGGCACGTTCCCGGTGCCCGGTGGCACACAGCGACCAGCATGGAGGCTTCTGGGTCGCCACCCGGAAGGAGGACATCCTCCGTGTTGCCCAGGACTGGAAGACCTTCAGCTCCGAAGACGGAATCACCGTACCGGTCCCACCCGGTCCGCCGATGAAGATCCTTCCGGTGACGGTTGACCCGCCGTTGCAGCGGGAGTTCCGGCAGCTGACGAATCCGTATTTCCGTCCGGCGGTTGTCAGTGAATGGGAGGCGCCGACCCGCGACCTGGTGAACCGTCTCATCGATGGATTCATCGAGGACGGCTCCTGCGATTTCATGGAGGCGTTCGCGCGGCCGTTCCCGGGGCTCGCCTTCTTCGACCTGGCGCTGCACGCCCCCGCCGAGGACCTTGACGAGGTCAACGGGTACGCCATCATGGCGTCGCAGCTGCACCGTCCGGAGGCGATGGACTGCCTGATGAAGCTGGCCGGCTGGATCGGTCAGTTCATCGAGAGGCGGCACCGCGAGGGCCCGCGGGGAGACGTCGTCGACGCGGTGCTGGCCGCCGAGATCGAAGGCCGCCCGATCACCGACGAGGAGGCGGTCGGGACCATCCACCTGCTGGTTCTCGGTGGTCTCGAGACGACGGCCGGTGTGCTGGGGATGGCGATGCTGCGCCTGTGCGAGCATCCGGAGATCCTGGCGGCGCTGCGGGAGCGGCCGGAACTCATCCCGAACGCCGTCGAGGAGTTCCTGCGGCTCGACGGCTCGTTCGTCTGCATCGCGCGCACGGCTCGGCAGGACACCGAGGTCGGCGGCCAGCTCATCAGGACGGGTGAACAGGTACTCATGTACTGGGTCTCCGCGAACCGCGACGAGGCCGAGTTCGAGAACCCGGACCTGTTCGACCTCGATCGGACCAGGAACTCCCACATCGCCTTCGGCGCCGGCCCACACCGTTGCGCCGGCTCCAATCTCGCCCGGATGAACCTGCGCATCGCTCTCGACGAGATCGTCCGGCGACTACACGACATCAGGCTCCAACCGGGCGCGGACGTCGGTTTCATGTCGACGTTCAACCGGGCGCCGATATCCGTCCCGATCCTTTTCATGCCCGGCGAGAGGCTGGTCGCCGCACATGACTGACGTCATCCCGACCAGAAGGCTCGGCAGCCTGGAGGTCGGCGCGCAGGGGCTCGGGTGCATGTCGCTCAGCCCCGCCTACGGCGCGGTGGGTGACCCCGCCGAGCTGTTCGCGACCATCCACCGGGCGCTGGACCTCGGTGTCACGCTCCTGGACACGGCCGACATCTACGGCGAGAGTGAGACGCTCGTCGGGCGGGCCATCGCCGGCCGCCGCGACCAGGCGGTGGTGGCCACCAAGTTCGGCATCGTCCTCACCGGCGCAGGTGGGGGTATGGGCGCCCGTGGCGACGCCGCCTACGTGAGACGGTGCTGCGAGCGATCACTGCGCCGGCTCGGTGTCGACCACATCGACCTGTACTACCAGCACCGGGTCGACCCCGAAGTTCCCGTCGAGGAGACCTGGGGTGCGATGGCTGAACTGGTCGCCGAGGGCAAGGTCCGTCACCTCGGCATCAGCGAGGCGTCCGCGGCGACGATCCGCCGCGCGCACGCGGTGCACCCGGTCAGCGCGCTGCAGAGCGAATGGTCGTTGTGGACGCGCCGGATCGAGGACGAGATCGTGCCGACCTGCCGGGAGCTGGGAATCGGCATCGTGCCGTATTCCCCGCTGGGCAAGGGAATGCTCACCGGCAGCATCACCGACCGGGCGGATCTGGACGAAACCGATTCGCGCCGACGGTCTCCCTGGTTCACGGACGACAACCTGCCGCACAACCTGCGGATCGTGGCCGCGCTGCGGGCACTGGCCGAGGAGCGGGGGGTGACGGTCGGACAGCTGGCGCTGGCCTGGCTGCAGAACCAGGGCCCCGACGTCGTGCCGATTCCGGGTACCAAACGGATCCCGCGCCTGGAGGAGAACGCCGCGGCCGTGTATGTCGAGCTTTCCAGCGCTGACATCGAAAGAATCGAGGCTGTCGTTCCCGCCGAGGCCGTGGCCGGCGCCAGCGTGACACGGGAGTACCTGCGCACCACCGACAGGTGAGTGATCAGGCCGGCCTCTCCGGTTGACCGCTGGCGCCGACGATCCGAAGCCGGCACCGATCGGAACGCGGCCGCCCCACCGCCCCGCCGCCCGCACGGCCGCACACCCGGGATCCAGCGCCACGGTCATATCGTACTAATAAGCGGAAAAGGGGCATCAAACCACCTGGCGGCCCGCAAGAGTGAAGGATTTTGGTCGTCCGAACGACGAATACCCTTCACTCTTGCGACTCGCCAAACCAGCCACCGGGCTGTCGGGCTCGGAACGACACGATCCGCCCCAGCAGGCCCGGCCGCGGGCAGTCGGTCACCCGGACCGGGACGAGCTTGCCGGCGAAGCCCTGCGGGTCCACCGCCAGACGCGGTAATGGGAATGACCTGGTCGCCGGACGGCCGCTGGCTCGCCACCGGCAGCACCGACCGTAGCGTGGCCCTCTGGGACATGGGGAATCCCGAGGCGCCATCACAGTGGCGTCCTCACGGTGGGGTGGTCTCCGGACGGGCGGTGGCTGGTGACCGCAAGCACCGACGGAGCCGCCATGGTCTGGCAGATCCTCTGACGGGCTGTCGCGTCGGCGCCCGGCGGAGGATCAGGATGTGGCGACGTCGATGAGAGCGTCGGTGACAGCTCGCGGCTCGGTGATCATGAGGTCGTGCCCGGTGTCGATGTCCCAGAGCCGGCCGGCCGCGCGGGCCTTCGCCGTCAGCTCCGGGTCCCTGGTCGCCAGGGTGGAGGTGCAGACGATGTGGTACTGCGGGATCGCCCACAGGGCGTCCTCGTTGGTGAGGGCCAGCGGCTGCTCGAAGCACCGCCAGGGGTGCGGGGTCAGCCGGTCGGCCATCCAGGCGATGTCGTCCGGGTCGGTCACCCCGTAGAAGGCGCCGGCCTCGGGGAACGGGATGAGCACGAGCTCGACGCCGTCCACGATCTTCCCCATCGGGCGGGTGGCGGCGATGATCGGCCCGGCGACGTCGAGCAGCGACTGGCCGTTGACCGGGTTCGCCGCGTCGAGGTAGACGAGGCGCCCGATCCGGTCCGCGGCGCGGTCGGCGACGCCGGTGATGACCATGCCGCCGTAGCTGTGCCCGACCAGGATCACGTCACGCAGGTTCTCGTGGTGCAGCATCGCGACAACGTCGTGGATGTGCAGGTCGAGGTCGACGTGCGGGCCGACGAGGTGCGCCCGCTCACCTAAGCCGGTCAGCGTCGGCGTGTACACCTCGTGCCCGGCCGCCCGCAGCAGCCGCGCCACCGGCTGGTAGCACCAGCCACCGTGGCCGCCGCCGTGTACCAGGACGTATGTAGCCATTGATGCCTTCTCCTCCGCATTGATGGTGCTGGCGAGATCGCAGGTGCCGGTCGAGCTGGTGCCTCACGGAACCGTCGAAACCTGGACCAACCACCCGAGTAACGTGGTTACCAGAGTAACCGTGTTACTCTGAAGGCGTCAACCGAGATCGTCGCGGCTGATGCGGCTGATGCGGCGGCTGGGCGCAGGGGGCGTGCTGGCGGGGAGACGGACGCTGGGAACACATCGAGGGGGCCGGCGCGGTGGCGGAGTCACGGTCGGCCGACGCGATCATCGACGTCGTCGTCGGGCTGCTGGAGTCCGAGGGCTACGACGCGGTCCAGCTACGTCTGGTGGCCCGTGAGGCCCGCGTCTCGCTTGCCACGATCTACAAGCTCTTCGGCACCCGTGACGAACTGATCGTCGCCGCCGTCGAACGGTGGATGGCGCGGAACAACTGCGCGCCGGTGCCCGCCCCGCCACCTGGCGAGAGCCTCTACGACGGCCTGATGCGGGTGTTCCGGCACGTCTTCGAACCATGGGAGCACAGCCCGCGCCTGCTCGAGGCCTACCACAAGGCCCGTGCCACACCGCCCGGTGATCGGCTCGAACAGCAGACCATGACCATCATCGAGCCCGCGGGCCGTGCCGTGCTCGCGGCCGGTGAGCCCGGCTACGTCAGCGACATCGGCCTCCTGCTGACCAACGTCGCCTACGCCGTCGTCGCCAGGTTCGCCGCCGGAGAGCTCGACATCACGGCCATCCTCCCGACACTCGAACGCGCCGCCTACCGGCTCACCGCGAACAACGAACCCGCCGCCAGAGCGGCCGGCGCGCATTCGGTGGAGACCCGCCAGACGCAGCGGCAGCCGCGGCACCGCGAGGGCGCATGATCGCGCATCGGTCCGATGCCGCGTCGGTCCGATGCCGCGTCGGTCCGCGTTCGCCCACTGTTGCCGCGCTGCTCCAAGGACGCGCTGCTCCAATGATGCGGTGCTCTAAGGAGCAGTGGTGACCCGGCCGAGGCGGACGGCGGAGCGGTCGGCGGGCGTCAACGCTCCGGCGTCGGGCAGCGGAACGACGACCAGCTGCCGGTCGGCATGCGGATTCTCCGCCGGCTCCCGCCGGTTCCAGGTGTGGAACGCCAGCCACCATGTTTCCTCGCCAGAGGCCCTGTCGATCGAACGGAACGGTTCCGCGCCACCCGGGCCGACGCCCGCGGTGCCCGTACGCAGCAGCGATTCGGGACGCACCGTGCACGGACCGAGCGGGCCGGCGCAGGTCGCGCTCCCCGTCGCGTAGTCGGGGCTGTGCCAGTCGCCGGCGGAGAACAGCAGGTCGTAGCTTCCGCCCCGGACCAGCATCGCCGGGCCTTCGACGAGGCCGTGCTGCCAGTCGAGCGTCGGCCTGAGCAGGGCGGTCGGCTCGCCGAGCAGCGTGCGGCCGTCGGCGGCGAGGCGCTGAGCCCAGATGGTCGGTGTGGTCCCGGGCAGGATGCCTTCGCTCTTCCACGTCAGGTACCGCTCGGCCCCGACGGCGTACGGACTGGGGTCGATGCTTCCGCCCTCGGCTTCCTGGCAGATCGCGGGGCTGGTCGAGACGTCGATGAACGGCCCGGTCGGACTCGTCGCGTGCGCGGTGGAGACGCACTGGTGGCCGGTCGCGGCGACCCTCGTCACGTAGTACAGGACGTATCCGCCGTCGACCTCGGCGACGGAGGGAGCCCAGGTGGTGAAGCCGGTGTCCTGCGCCCAGCCGGGCAGGTGCGGCAGGGCGTCGCCGGCGCGCACCCAGCTGCGCAGGCTCGGATCGGTGCTGGTGAGGACGGGCACGTGCGCGCCGTCGGCGTTGGTTCCGTAGGCGTAGGTGACGCCGTCGATCGTCAGCAGGTACGGATCCGCGAGGTTGGAGCCTCGGAC contains:
- a CDS encoding glycoside hydrolase family 43 protein, coding for MIIGSLVVLMVVVAALAITGSGVKGVFAAASSPQAGSPQAGAAPTDDGQGQGPSGSSSGSTEVEPPAGTPTPGDPAQPRSAVVVRGSNLADPYLLTIDGVTYAYGTNADGAHVPVLTSTDPSLRSWVRAGDALPHLPGWAQDTGFTTWAPSVAEVDGGYVLYYVTRVAATGHQCVSTAHATSPTGPFIDVSTSPAICQEAEGGSIDPSPYAVGAERYLTWKSEGILPGTTPTIWAQRLAADGRTLLGEPTALLRPTLDWQHGLVEGPAMLVRGGSYDLLFSAGDWHSPDYATGSATCAGPLGPCTVRPESLLRTGTAGVGPGGAEPFRSIDRASGEETWWLAFHTWNRREPAENPHADRQLVVVPLPDAGALTPADRSAVRLGRVTTAP
- a CDS encoding alpha/beta hydrolase, with amino-acid sequence MATYVLVHGGGHGGWCYQPVARLLRAAGHEVYTPTLTGLGERAHLVGPHVDLDLHIHDVVAMLHHENLRDVILVGHSYGGMVITGVADRAADRIGRLVYLDAANPVNGQSLLDVAGPIIAATRPMGKIVDGVELVLIPFPEAGAFYGVTDPDDIAWMADRLTPHPWRCFEQPLALTNEDALWAIPQYHIVCTSTLATRDPELTAKARAAGRLWDIDTGHDLMITEPRAVTDALIDVATS
- a CDS encoding cytochrome P450 encodes the protein MESAETGPGRIDDEWVEKHFDHLSPELGRDLHATLARARSRCPVAHSDQHGGFWVATRKEDILRVAQDWKTFSSEDGITVPVPPGPPMKILPVTVDPPLQREFRQLTNPYFRPAVVSEWEAPTRDLVNRLIDGFIEDGSCDFMEAFARPFPGLAFFDLALHAPAEDLDEVNGYAIMASQLHRPEAMDCLMKLAGWIGQFIERRHREGPRGDVVDAVLAAEIEGRPITDEEAVGTIHLLVLGGLETTAGVLGMAMLRLCEHPEILAALRERPELIPNAVEEFLRLDGSFVCIARTARQDTEVGGQLIRTGEQVLMYWVSANRDEAEFENPDLFDLDRTRNSHIAFGAGPHRCAGSNLARMNLRIALDEIVRRLHDIRLQPGADVGFMSTFNRAPISVPILFMPGERLVAAHD
- a CDS encoding TetR/AcrR family transcriptional regulator → MAESRSADAIIDVVVGLLESEGYDAVQLRLVAREARVSLATIYKLFGTRDELIVAAVERWMARNNCAPVPAPPPGESLYDGLMRVFRHVFEPWEHSPRLLEAYHKARATPPGDRLEQQTMTIIEPAGRAVLAAGEPGYVSDIGLLLTNVAYAVVARFAAGELDITAILPTLERAAYRLTANNEPAARAAGAHSVETRQTQRQPRHREGA
- a CDS encoding aldo/keto reductase; this encodes MTDVIPTRRLGSLEVGAQGLGCMSLSPAYGAVGDPAELFATIHRALDLGVTLLDTADIYGESETLVGRAIAGRRDQAVVATKFGIVLTGAGGGMGARGDAAYVRRCCERSLRRLGVDHIDLYYQHRVDPEVPVEETWGAMAELVAEGKVRHLGISEASAATIRRAHAVHPVSALQSEWSLWTRRIEDEIVPTCRELGIGIVPYSPLGKGMLTGSITDRADLDETDSRRRSPWFTDDNLPHNLRIVAALRALAEERGVTVGQLALAWLQNQGPDVVPIPGTKRIPRLEENAAAVYVELSSADIERIEAVVPAEAVAGASVTREYLRTTDR